In Mangifera indica cultivar Alphonso chromosome 1, CATAS_Mindica_2.1, whole genome shotgun sequence, a single genomic region encodes these proteins:
- the LOC123212903 gene encoding receptor-like protein kinase BRI1-like 3 — MKKQWRVSLFLQEQRFLGIFGFMFLLLFRLQVIPSFAGQLSTSNEEVVNLMAFKHSVDSDSNGFLLNWTANSLTPCSWQGVICSIDGHVTTLNFNNFGLFGSLNLPTLTALPYLRHLYLQGNSFSAGDLSTSSSCNLEKIDLSWNNISGPLPPKSFFLSCDHLSYVNLSHNSISGGTLHFGPSLLQLDLSRNEILDSSFLSYSLSSCQNLNLLNFSDNKLAGKLSVTLFSCQNLSILDLSYNLLSGEIQPSFIAESTGSLKYLDLSHNNFSGKLSSLDFGQCSNLTVVNLSQNIFSGSEFPTSLKNCQLLETINLSHNLLQDRIPGVLLGNLKKLKHLSLAHNQFSGEIPPELGQVCGTLEELDLSFNKLTGELPSTFVLCSSLQSLNVGKNLLSGNFLSTVVSKLSSLIYLYVPFNNISGPVPLSLTNCTQLRVLDLSSNALTGTIPSGFCSSPNFSALERIVLPNNYLSGTVPLELENCKNLKTIDLSFNSLSGPIPPAICTLPNLSDLVMWANNLTGEIPEEICVNGGNMGTLILNNNLLRGKIPQSISRCTNMIWISLSSNLLSGEIPAGIGDLLNLAVLQLGNNSLTGPIPSELGKCRSLIWLDLNSNNLNGALPPALADQAGLVMPGIVSGKQFAFVRNEGGTSCRGAGGLIEFEGIRPERLEGFPMVHSCPSTRIYSGMTVDTFTSNGSMIYLDLSYNSLTGTIPENLGSLNYLQVLNLGHNKLTGNIPDRFGDLKAIGVLDLSHNNFQGRIPGSLGSLSFLSDLDVSNNNLSGPIPSGGQLTTFPASRYENNSDLCGLPLPLCVSGGHTASIHTGEKKQTLEAGVIIGITFFVLCILGLTLTLYRVKKYQLKEEQREKYIESLPTSGSSSWKLSSVPEPLSINVATFEKPLRKLTFAHLLEATNGFSVDSLIGSGGFGEVYKAQLRDGCVVAIKKLIHVTGQGDREFMAEMETIGKIKHRNLVPLLGYCKIGDERLLVYEYMKWGSLESILHDTAKGGSTRLDWAARKKIALGSARGLAFLHHSCIPHIIHRDMKSSNVLLDENFEARVSDFGMARLVNALETHLSVSTLAGTPGYVPPEYYQSFRCTTKGDVYSYGVILLELLSGKRPIDPSEFGDDNNLVGWAKQLHREKRSNEILDTELMTQKSSEAELYQYLRIAFECLDDRSFRRPTMIQVMTMFKELQADTESDSLDGFSLKDTIIQELREKESQFMPSKFSWI, encoded by the coding sequence ATGAAGAAACAATGGAGGGTATCATTATTTTTGCAAGAACAACGCTTTTTGGGGATCTTTGGCTTTATGTTCTTGCTTCTCTTTCGCCTTCAAGTAATACCATCTTTTGCCGGACAACTGTCGACAAGTAATGAAGAAGTGGTGAATTTAATGGCTTTCAAACACTCTGTTGATTCTGATTCAAATGGTTTCTTACTAAACTGGACTGCCAACTCTTTGACTCCTTGCTCATGGCAAGGTGTCATCTGCTCTATTGATGGCCATGTTACCACTCTCAACTTCAATAACTTTGGCCTCTTTGGTAGTTTAAACCTTCCAACTCTCACGGCTTTGCCATATCTTAGGCATCTATATTTACAAGGCAATTCTTTTTCGGCTGGTGATTTATCCACATCCAGTTCTTGCAACTTGGAAAAAATTGACTTGTCTTGGAACAACATTTCAGGCCCTCTTCCCCcaaaatcattttttctctcttgtgATCATCTATCTTATGTCAATCTCTCACACAATTCAATCTCTGGGGGTACTCTCCATTTTGGTCCTTCTCTTCTGCAGCTTGACCTCTCTCGCAATGAAATTTTGGATTCTTCTTTCTTGAGTTATAGTCTTTCTAGTTGTCAGAACTTGAATCTGCTCAACTTTTCCGATAATAAGCTTGCTGGTAAACTGAGTGTTACTCTCTTTTCTTGCCAGAATCTCTCAATTCTTGACCTTTCATACAATCTTTTGTCGGGAGAGATACAGCCTAGCTTCATTGCAGAGTCAACAGGATCTCTCAAGTATCTTGATCTCTCTCACAACAATTTCTCTGGAAAATTATCCAGTCTTGATTTTGGGCAGTGCAGCAACCTCACTGTGGTCAATCTGTCTCAGAACATCTTCTCAGGGTCTGAATTTCCAACAAGCTTGAAGAACTGTCAGCTTCTAGAAACAATTAACCTCTCTCATAATCTACTGCAGGACAGGATTCCTGGCGTGTTACTGGGAAATTTGAAGAAGTTGAAGCATCTATCTTTAGCACATAATCAGTTTAGTGGAGAGATTCCTCCTGAGTTGGGGCAGGTTTGTGGGACTCTTGAGGAGCTGGATCTTTCGTTCAACAAGCTTACTGGTGAGCTGCCTTCAACTTTTGTATTGTGCTCTTCTCTGCAAAGCCTCAATGTTGGAAAAAATCTGCTGTCAGGAAATTTTCTCAGTACAGTTGTAAGTAAGCTTTCGAGTTTGATATATCTTTATGTACCATTCAACAACATAAGTGGTCCTGTGCCTTTGTCTCTGACTAATTGTACTCAACTTCGAGTGCTGGATCTCAGCTCTAATGCCTTAACAGGAACTATCCCATCAGGGTTCTGTTCTTCTCCTAACTTCTCAGCTTTGGAAAGGATAGTTTTACCAAACAATTACCTCTCAGGAACTGTACCCTTGGAGCTCGAAAACTGCAAAAATTTGAAGACAATTGATCTTAGTTTCAACAGCTTAAGTGGTCCAATCCCACCAGCCATTTGTACCTTACCAAATCTCTCTGACTTGGTTATGTGGGCAAACAACCTCACAGGTGAAATCCCAGAAGAAATTTGTGTCAATGGGGGAAACATGGGGACCCTAATTCTCAATAATAATCTCTTGAGGGGAAAAATTCCACAGTCCATTTCTAGGTGCACAAATATGATTTGGATATCGCTTTCCAGCAACCTTCTTTCGGGAGAAATCCCTGCTGGCATTGGAGATCTTCTTAACCTTGCGGTCCTCCAATTGGGTAACAATTCACTCACAGGACCGATCCCATCAGAGCTTGGGAAGTGCAGGAGCCTCATTTGGCTTGATTTGAACAGCAATAACTTAAATGGTGCTCTCCCTCCTGCGCTTGCTGACCAAGCTGGCCTAGTTATGCCAGGAATTGTTTCAGGGAAGCAGTTTGCTTTTGTACGAAATGAAGGGGGGACATCCTGTAGGGGTGCTGGTGGATTAATCGAATTTGAGGGGATTCGACCAGAGAGGTTGGAAGGCTTTCCTATGGTTCACTCTTGTCCATCTACTAGAATTTACTCTGGCATGACGGTTGATACATTCACTAGTAATGGCAGCATGATCTACCTTGATCTCTCTTACAATTCCTTGACGGGAACTATTCCTGAGAATCTTGGTTCATTGAACTATTTGCAAGTCTTGAATTTGGGCCATAACAAGTTAACGGGTAATATTCCTGACAGGTTCGGAGATTTGAAAGCGATTGGAGTTTTGGATCTCTCTCACAATAATTTTCAAGGACGGATCCCAGGGTCATTAGGGAGTCTCTCTTTTCTCAGTGACCTGGATGTGTCCAACAACAACTTATCTGGTCCCATCCCTTCTGGAGGTCAACTGACCACTTTTCCAGCTTCCAGATACGAGAACAATTCTGACCTTTGTGGGTTACCATTGCCCCTCTGTGTCTCTGGAGGTCACACTGCATCTATTCACACTGGGGAAAAGAAACAGACTCTTGAAGCCGGGGTGATCATTGGAATCACATTCTTCGTCTTGTGCATCCTTGGACTTACGTTAACTCTGTATCGAGTGAAGAAGTACCAGCTGAAGGAGGAACAGAGAGAGAAATACATTGAAAGCCTACCAACTTCAGGTAGTAGTAGCTGGAAACTTTCCAGTGTCCCTGAGCCTCTGAGCATCAATGTTGCTACATTTGAGAAACCTCTGAGGAAGCTAACCTTTGCCCATCTTCTGGAAGCTACTAATGGTTTCAGTGTTGATAGTTTGATAGGGTCTGGGGGGTTTGGCGAGGTTTACAAAGCACAACTGAGGGATGGTTGTGTTGTTGCAATCAAGAAACTAATTCATGTCACAGGTCAGGGAGACAGAGAATTTATGGCAGAAATGGAAACTATTGGAAAGATTAAGCACCGAAACCTAGTCCCTTTGTTGGGGTACTGCAAGATTGGGGACGAAAGGCTTCTTGTGTATGAGTACATGAAATGGGGGAGTCTGGAGTCTATCCTTCATGATACAGCCAAAGGAGGCAGCACAAGGCTTGACTGGGCTGCCAGAAAGAAGATTGCCTTAGGGTCAGCACGAGGCCTGGCATTCCTTCACCACAGCTGCATACCCCACATTATTCACCGGGACATGAAGTCTAGCAATGTTCTtctagatgaaaattttgaggcCAGGGTTTCTGATTTTGGCATGGCAAGATTGGTGAATGCTCTTGAGACGCATCTCAGTGTGAGCACCCTTGCAGGAACTCCAGGCTATGTTCCCCCTGAGTACTATCAGAGTTTCCGTTGCACAACAAAAGGAGATGTCTACAGTTATGGTGTCATATTACTAGAGCTTCTTTCAGGCAAAAGACCTATAGACCCATCTGAGTTTGGTGATGACAACAACCTAGTTGGATGGGCAAAGCAGCTTCATAGAGAAAAGAGAAGCAACGAGATATTAGATACCGAGCTGATGACACAGAAATCTAGTGAGGCTGAATTATATCAGTATCTAAGGATTGCCTTTGAATGCCTGGATGACAGGTCATTCAGGCGGCCAACCATGATACAGGTAATGACAATGTTCAAAGAGCTTCAAGCTGACACAGAAAGTGATAGCCTTGATGGTTTCTCATTGAAAGACACAATCATTCAAGAGTTGCGGGAGAAAGAATCTCAGTTCATGCCATCCAAATTCAGTTGGATTTAa
- the LOC123200008 gene encoding LOW QUALITY PROTEIN: F-box protein At-B (The sequence of the model RefSeq protein was modified relative to this genomic sequence to represent the inferred CDS: substituted 1 base at 1 genomic stop codon) — translation MEKLPSTVFNEEILGRLDLQTLSTLACLNRSFRLLVYSQALPSLTAFHFTTMSPDGETLKRLNSLTLNCLRLQDHPLSAFLSPTFQELNLWCCSSLSYRFLAYIARHCSNLSILFITPPNFMELQSIYFFVYLKHYAAMNKFINSVVRVLMLELADKNLPDIFRGNLALMLKQCLYLESLSLKIRGPAVDASSFGSIELLLPGTVKTLKLQPVPEEDAIRIIRTVGRNLMETEILSIPAFPFCKLRGLSFVLDVTTDQLLITITKSVPFLVELDLEDRPKKEPVPNHHLTNNGLQHLGFCQYLTALSLVQSRLKHQGAFKRVNDMGMFLLSEGCKCLEAVTLCGFSNVSDAGFAAILHVCQKLNKFEVRNALFLSDVAFHDLMDIPXALVEVRLLSCPRITSETVKKVASSKSMEVLDLGGCKSIADSCLCSISCLGKLTELNLTGADITDSGLSVLSQGSIPIRNLCLRGCKRVTDKGISSLLCGGAIGQTLTALDLGYMAGVTDKTILTVAAACVGIIDLCIRSCFYVTDSSMEVLARKRTFQDGSERLRRLDVCNCICLSADSLRWFKRLSLRGLQWLGIGKTRLASQENVSKIYEERPWLTLRLDGCEMGCQDGWHFHSPLKSFILILDKLASFTFVLNRFRSLP, via the exons ATGGAGAAGCTGCCAAGCACGGTGTTTAATGAAGAGATACTTGGCAGGTTGGATTTGCAGACATTATCCACCCTTGCTTGTCTCAATAGATCCTTTCGCTTATTAGTTTACTCTCAAGCTCTTCCTTCTTTGACTGCTTTCCATTTCACT ACCATGTCTCCAGATGGGGAAACTCTGAAAAGGCTAAACTCTCTTACTCTTAACTGCCTCCGTCTCCAAGACCACCCACTCTCTGCTTTTCTTTCTCCAACTTTCCAAGAATTGAATTTGTGGTGCTGCTCCTCATTGTCTTACCGGTTTCTTGCTTACATTGCCCGGCACTGTTCTAATCTTAGC aTCTTATTTATTACCCCTCCTAACTTCATGGAGCTtcaatctatttatttttttgtttacttgAAGCATTATGCTGCAATGAACAAATTTATTAACTCTGTTGTCAGGGTGCTTATGCTAGAATTGGCAGACAAGAACTTACCTGATATATTCAGAGGGAACCTTGCCTTGATGCTTAAGCAGTGCTTGTACTTGGAA TCTCTGTCATTGAAAATTCGAGGGCCTGCAGTTGATGCAAGTTCTTTTGGGTCCATAGAACTTTTGCTTCCCGGTACTGTCAAAACTCTAAAGTTGCAGCCAGTGCCTGAGGAAGATGCAATCCGAATCATAAGGACAGTTGGTAGAAACCTTATGGAAACAGAAATTCTAAGCATCCCTGCCTTTCCTTTTTGCAAACTGCGGGGCTTGTCATTCGTTTTAGATGTAACAACTGATCAATTACTTATAACTATCACCAAGTCTGTTCCATTTCTGGTAGAGTTGGATCTTGAAGACAGACCAAAGAAGGAACCAGTGCCAAACCATCACTTGACCAACAATGGGCTTCAACACCTAGGTTTTTGTCAATATTTGACTGCCTTGTCTCTTGTACAAAGTAGACTTAAGCACCAAGGAGCGTTCAAAAGAGTAAATGATATGGGCATGTTTCTTCTATCTGAGGGTTGCAAATGCCTGGAAGCAGTAACACTGTGTGGATTCTCTAATGTTAGTGATGCTGGCTTTGCAGCAATTTTACATGTCtgccaaaaattaaataaatttgaagtcCGAAATGCCTTGTTTCTGTCTGATGTAGCCTTTCATGATCTCATGGACATTCCATGAGCCCTTGTTGAGGTAAGACTGTTGTCATGCCCACGAATAACTAGTGAAACTGTTAAGAAAGTAGCCTCTTCTAAGAGCATGGAGGTTCTTGACCTGGGTGGTTGCAAGAGCATAGCTGATTCATGCCTCTGCTCTATTTCATGTCTCGGTAAATTAACAGAACTGAATCTCACAGGAGCTGATATTACTGATTCTGGTTTATCTGTTCTTAGTCAAGGGAGTATACCCATAAGAAATTTGTGCCTTAGAGGATGTAAAAGGGTAACTGACAAAGGAATTTCTAGTTTGCTGTGTGGAGGGGCAATTGGCCAGACTTTGACAGCCCTGGATTTAGGTTACATGGCAGGTGTAACAGATAAAACTATTTTGACAGTAGCTGCTGCTTGTGTAGGAATAATTGATTTGTGTATTAGATCTTGCTTCTATGTGACTGATTCTTCAATGGAAGTATTGGCTAGAAAGAGAACATTTCAAGATGGGAGTGAACGACTAAGGAGGCTTGATGTGTGCAATTGCATTTGTTTGTCTGCTGATTCATTGAGATGGTTTAAGAGGCTTTCACTTCGAGGATTACAGTGGCTTGGTATTGGGAAAACTCGTCTGGCTAGCCAGGAAAATGTTAGCAAAATATACGAGGAGAGACCGTGGCTGACTTTGCGCTTGGATGGCTGTGAAATGGGATGTCAAGATGGATGGCATTTCCATAGTCCTTTAAAATCATTCATCTTGATTCTCGACAAGCTTGCTTCCTTCACATTTGTGTTAAACAGGTTCAGAAGTCTCCCTTAG